From one Bacteroides intestinalis DSM 17393 genomic stretch:
- a CDS encoding FtsX-like permease family protein, with translation MVKHYIKVALRLIKRSFLFSTINMLGFVFGMTAAFLIYLWVINELTYDNCFPDADRISRVIEVSRETSGEIKESPESIRSLVRVFKEDFPQVEDATAIKYEDNLTLETDDEKRIIGKYVHVDSTFFHVFPFPIIEGNPEQLWDNLDNVVLSEVMARKLFGNASAIGKKVKRNYVGRTDVHTVVAVVKIPAKSHIQFDVAFSIDAYGLFSMGWNWDSMRRGMHVYVKMKQGDKGKLYRQEQRTMRHALKKFGEKRTLLRFQPIRDIHLHTTFSDENVKNHGSLATMYLFVALAILVIFMGAFNFMTLSTARASLRYKEIGVRKVTGAKRKTLITQFLSESLVQSFISLVFALALTELMLPLFNQAMETAITLRMNWDIVFYILFGIIGIGCLAGAYPAFYLSSVNPLLAFKGGRKTGKKGGLIKGLVCIQFFIAIVLMLMTFIVLKQLHFMENKDLGLDRENIVSIHTSLWYEVADFKQDLLRNPDIKSVSMGSPIESFGEGNLEKKNGQAAIRWTDIDGKTDSLQMMEIWADGDFVKTFGLQLLKGELMDSYFENYWMQSDSDKPVQPTIVINETAWKAMKVADPIGMEVYKEFSGWAVKSRIVGVVKDFNFQSLREKMKPAYIYYNPECLGDMYIKIAPERKQETLKYIQQKFEEWAVRDDIFVKEFNYQFFSDTLNKNYAKEQQQSRMLLFFTIIAIVIAMMGVFGLVALSTEQRTKEIGVRKVNGAHSDRIVRMFCLEYLRWIGIAFVMACPLGYFLMHRWLSEFAYQTPISWWLFLLAGAMIAGITSFTVFGQTWRKASQNPVESLRYE, from the coding sequence ATGGTAAAGCATTATATAAAAGTTGCACTCCGGTTGATCAAGCGGAGCTTCCTATTTTCTACCATCAATATGCTGGGCTTTGTATTTGGCATGACGGCAGCGTTTCTCATTTATCTCTGGGTGATAAACGAGCTGACGTATGATAATTGTTTTCCGGATGCAGACCGTATTTCCAGAGTGATAGAAGTGAGTCGGGAGACAAGTGGCGAGATAAAGGAATCTCCTGAAAGTATACGCTCACTTGTGAGAGTTTTTAAGGAAGATTTTCCACAAGTAGAAGATGCGACAGCTATCAAATATGAAGATAACCTTACACTGGAGACAGATGATGAGAAAAGAATAATTGGTAAATATGTCCATGTGGACAGTACGTTTTTTCATGTCTTTCCCTTCCCTATAATAGAAGGTAACCCCGAACAACTATGGGATAATCTTGATAATGTTGTATTATCCGAGGTTATGGCACGAAAACTATTTGGAAATGCTTCTGCCATAGGAAAAAAAGTGAAAAGAAACTATGTTGGACGGACTGATGTACACACTGTTGTTGCCGTGGTTAAGATACCTGCGAAAAGTCACATACAGTTTGATGTTGCCTTTTCGATAGATGCATACGGTCTCTTCTCCATGGGGTGGAATTGGGATAGCATGCGTCGTGGAATGCATGTTTATGTAAAAATGAAACAGGGTGACAAGGGTAAGTTGTATCGTCAGGAGCAAAGAACAATGAGGCATGCTCTCAAAAAGTTTGGTGAGAAACGAACGCTATTGCGTTTCCAGCCGATAAGAGATATTCATCTACATACAACTTTCTCTGATGAAAACGTTAAGAATCATGGTAGCCTTGCCACTATGTACCTATTTGTGGCGTTAGCCATTCTGGTCATCTTTATGGGTGCATTCAATTTCATGACACTTTCCACAGCTCGGGCGTCACTACGCTATAAAGAAATAGGGGTGCGCAAAGTAACGGGTGCCAAACGGAAAACACTTATTACACAGTTTCTCTCAGAAAGTTTAGTACAATCATTTATTTCTCTGGTATTTGCTTTAGCTCTGACGGAACTTATGCTGCCTCTGTTCAACCAAGCTATGGAAACTGCTATAACATTAAGAATGAATTGGGATATTGTTTTCTATATTCTGTTTGGTATTATAGGCATAGGTTGTTTGGCTGGTGCTTATCCAGCATTTTATCTTTCATCAGTCAATCCGTTGCTTGCTTTCAAAGGCGGACGAAAGACCGGCAAGAAAGGAGGGCTTATCAAAGGATTGGTTTGCATCCAGTTTTTCATAGCTATAGTATTGATGTTGATGACTTTCATTGTACTGAAGCAACTTCACTTCATGGAGAATAAGGATTTGGGACTTGACAGAGAGAATATTGTCTCCATCCATACAAGCTTATGGTACGAAGTTGCTGATTTCAAACAAGACTTATTGAGGAATCCCGATATTAAGAGTGTTTCGATGGGTTCGCCTATTGAAAGTTTTGGAGAAGGAAATCTGGAAAAGAAAAACGGACAAGCGGCAATCAGGTGGACAGATATAGATGGAAAGACAGATTCGTTGCAAATGATGGAGATATGGGCGGATGGTGATTTTGTAAAAACTTTCGGATTACAATTATTGAAAGGGGAGTTGATGGATTCTTATTTTGAGAATTACTGGATGCAGAGTGATTCTGATAAGCCTGTTCAGCCAACGATTGTCATCAATGAAACAGCATGGAAAGCGATGAAAGTTGCTGACCCGATAGGTATGGAAGTCTATAAAGAATTTAGTGGATGGGCCGTGAAATCCCGTATTGTTGGTGTGGTGAAAGATTTTAATTTTCAGTCATTGCGTGAGAAAATGAAACCTGCTTATATATACTATAATCCGGAGTGTCTGGGCGATATGTATATTAAGATAGCCCCCGAGCGTAAACAGGAGACTTTGAAATATATTCAGCAGAAATTTGAAGAATGGGCGGTGCGTGATGATATTTTCGTCAAAGAATTCAATTATCAGTTTTTCTCCGATACTCTGAACAAGAATTATGCCAAAGAGCAGCAACAAAGCCGAATGCTGTTATTTTTCACCATCATTGCCATTGTTATTGCTATGATGGGGGTATTCGGGCTGGTTGCTCTTTCTACCGAGCAGCGGACTAAAGAGATAGGTGTCCGCAAAGTGAATGGGGCTCATTCCGACCGCATAGTACGGATGTTCTGTTTGGAATATCTTCGCTGGATAGGCATTGCTTTCGTGATGGCTTGCCCGTTAGGATATTTCTTAATGCATCGTTGGTTGAGTGAATTTGCTTATCAAACGCCCATTAGTTGGTGGCTATTCCTGTTGGCAGGGGCAATGATAGCAGGTATTACTTCATTTACTGTCTTTGGACAGACTTGGCGGAAAGCATCACAAAATCCGGTAGAATCATTGAGGTATGAGTAA
- a CDS encoding sigma-54-dependent transcriptional regulator: protein MKRGKILIVDDNEDILFTLKMLLRPLVESITMTTDPRELLPLISRTHFNVILLDMNFRRDAVSGKEGFHWLDEILKLDEKAVVIFITAYADTEKAVQAIKQGATDFIPKPWQNEKLIATVSSALQLSFSRTEVETLKQQKETLKEQTEALTLPPEPTRVIGESAAMQAIFQTIRKFSETDANLLLLGENGTGKDLIARYVYEQSPRKNEIYVPIDLGSIPDTLFESELFGYEKGAFTDARKNKPGRVEVASGGTLFLNEIGNLSLPLQAKLLSVIEQRKSSRLGSTTSYPVDVRLICATNTDLYSAIDDGQFRQDLLYRINTIEIRIPPLRERGNDLFLLADFFLQRYRKKYKKELRGISKEARKMLQLYRWPGNVRELEHAIERAVILSTGTMLAPDDFMLRSPRSSNTVSEKDKYNLERIEKDAINEVMRICGGNITLAAEMLGITRTSLYRRIEKFGL, encoded by the coding sequence ATGAAACGAGGAAAGATACTCATTGTAGACGATAATGAAGACATTCTCTTCACCTTGAAAATGCTACTGCGTCCTTTGGTAGAAAGTATTACTATGACAACTGATCCACGTGAATTGCTGCCGCTCATCTCTCGTACCCACTTCAACGTCATCTTGCTTGACATGAATTTCCGTCGGGATGCCGTCAGTGGAAAGGAAGGATTCCACTGGTTGGACGAGATACTGAAGCTGGACGAGAAAGCTGTTGTTATCTTCATTACCGCCTATGCGGATACGGAAAAGGCAGTTCAAGCCATTAAACAAGGTGCCACAGATTTCATTCCCAAACCCTGGCAAAACGAGAAACTGATAGCCACCGTGTCTTCCGCCCTGCAACTCAGTTTCAGCCGGACGGAAGTAGAAACCCTGAAACAACAGAAGGAGACTTTAAAAGAACAAACAGAAGCTTTGACTCTTCCCCCTGAGCCTACACGCGTCATCGGTGAATCTGCCGCCATGCAAGCTATTTTTCAGACGATAAGAAAGTTTTCCGAAACAGATGCGAACCTTTTGCTCCTGGGAGAAAACGGAACAGGTAAAGACTTGATTGCCCGCTATGTTTACGAACAGTCCCCCCGCAAGAATGAGATCTACGTACCTATCGATTTAGGAAGTATTCCGGACACGTTGTTCGAAAGCGAATTGTTCGGATATGAAAAAGGTGCATTTACCGACGCCCGCAAGAATAAGCCGGGACGTGTGGAAGTAGCTTCAGGCGGAACGTTGTTCCTGAACGAAATCGGCAATCTGAGTCTTCCGCTTCAAGCGAAGTTACTTTCGGTCATAGAGCAAAGAAAGAGCTCACGGCTCGGCTCTACCACCTCCTACCCTGTAGATGTAAGGTTGATTTGTGCCACAAATACGGATTTATACAGTGCCATCGACGACGGACAATTCCGCCAGGATTTACTGTACCGCATCAATACGATTGAAATTCGTATTCCGCCTTTACGGGAACGGGGAAACGACCTGTTCCTGTTAGCCGATTTCTTTCTCCAACGCTATCGGAAGAAGTATAAGAAAGAACTTCGGGGAATTTCCAAAGAAGCACGAAAGATGCTACAACTTTACCGTTGGCCGGGCAATGTGCGTGAACTGGAGCATGCCATCGAACGTGCCGTCATCCTCTCTACAGGAACCATGCTGGCTCCAGATGATTTCATGTTACGCAGCCCCCGATCTTCGAATACTGTATCTGAAAAAGATAAGTATAATCTGGAACGGATTGAAAAGGATGCAATCAATGAGGTAATGAGAATATGTGGCGGTAACATTACATTGGCAGCAGAAATGCTGGGAATCACAAGGACTTCACTTTATAGAAGGATTGAAAAGTTCGGATTATGA
- a CDS encoding sensor histidine kinase codes for MKRQTWVKTPLWLTIALLICCLVSAWLAVHGFYFSLFVALCLTAFVAYTIYRYILRSARAMAQFIWAVRYSEFLSSPTSNLNATQPLPEELLTEMQDALEHYRNNLQKKESKLQYFQALANHIDMAILVYTPDGQMEWVNDAAKRLIHIDCPHTINDLVDFHPDLPAKLHTLKAGDLSVWQIKQEEETVQFALSGMEFVIQGRKLLIAGMKNIHSALDNRETEAWQKLIRVLTHEIMNSITPIISLTELLAKHADSLEGDEETKMEIRQMLQTIGRRGNGLVRFMNSYREVSHLPHPLLKLYNAGELLKGVVQLMQNDTDDLHLSLPNVPLRLIADKEQIEQVLINLIRNARENEATQITLSAGITPRNHLFLRVTDNGTGIDPEVQERIFIPFFTTKPTGSGIGLTISRQIMHQHHGSITVQSKVGEGSTFTLLFPIV; via the coding sequence ATGAAAAGACAAACTTGGGTAAAAACGCCTCTTTGGCTCACAATTGCATTATTGATATGTTGCCTCGTTTCAGCTTGGTTGGCTGTACACGGCTTTTATTTTAGCCTGTTTGTGGCACTCTGCCTCACGGCGTTTGTTGCTTATACCATATATAGGTATATCTTACGTTCTGCGCGTGCCATGGCCCAGTTTATCTGGGCTGTGCGCTACTCTGAATTTCTTTCTTCTCCCACTTCCAATCTCAATGCCACCCAGCCTCTTCCCGAAGAACTGCTGACTGAAATGCAGGATGCCCTTGAACATTACCGGAACAACCTGCAAAAGAAAGAAAGCAAATTGCAGTATTTTCAGGCACTTGCCAATCATATAGACATGGCTATTCTTGTTTATACGCCCGACGGGCAAATGGAATGGGTCAATGATGCAGCCAAACGTCTGATACATATCGATTGCCCGCATACGATAAATGATCTGGTCGACTTTCACCCCGATCTCCCGGCCAAGCTGCATACACTGAAAGCAGGCGATTTGTCCGTATGGCAAATCAAACAGGAAGAAGAGACTGTGCAATTCGCTCTTTCCGGTATGGAGTTTGTCATTCAAGGCAGGAAACTCTTGATTGCCGGAATGAAGAATATCCATTCTGCCCTGGATAACCGTGAGACGGAAGCCTGGCAAAAGCTAATCCGTGTACTGACACATGAAATTATGAATTCCATTACTCCCATCATTTCGCTTACAGAACTTCTTGCCAAGCACGCCGACAGTCTGGAAGGTGACGAAGAAACCAAAATGGAAATCAGACAGATGTTGCAAACCATCGGTCGCAGAGGGAACGGTCTAGTACGCTTTATGAATAGCTACCGGGAAGTATCGCACCTGCCCCACCCTTTATTAAAACTTTATAATGCCGGAGAACTGCTGAAAGGAGTCGTTCAATTGATGCAAAATGATACAGATGATCTACACCTCTCTCTTCCCAACGTTCCGTTGCGCCTGATTGCAGATAAAGAGCAAATAGAACAGGTACTTATCAACCTGATACGGAATGCCCGCGAAAACGAAGCGACACAAATCACTCTTTCCGCGGGCATCACTCCAAGAAATCACCTTTTCCTGCGTGTTACTGATAATGGAACCGGCATCGATCCGGAAGTTCAGGAACGTATTTTCATTCCATTTTTCACCACAAAACCGACCGGTTCAGGTATCGGGTTAACCATCTCGCGCCAAATCATGCACCAGCATCATGGAAGCATTACGGTGCAATCAAAAGTGGGAGAAGGAAGCACGTTTACACTTCTGTTCCCAATAGTTTAA
- the fucO gene encoding lactaldehyde reductase, producing the protein MINRFVLNEVSYFGPGAREVLPQEIKRLGLKKAFVSTDKDLIKFGVADKVLSVLDKAGIPYVVFSDIKPNPTVSNVNAGVKAFAESGADFILAIGGGSSIDTSKAIGIITNNPEFSDVVSLEGVAPTQKKSVPIIALPTTAGTAAEVTINYVITDEVNEKKMVCVDPNDIPAIAIVDAELMYTLPKGLTASTGLDALTHAIEGLITKGAWEMSDMFEIKAIEMITRYLETAVFEPTNAEARNGMAVAQYIAGMAFSNVGLGVVHGMAHPLGAIFDIPHGVANALLLPIIMEFNAPAALDKYVEIAKAMKVYKEGMSQEEAARAAVDAVRALSVRVGIPQHLSELGIKESDLDKLATAAIADVCTPGNPREVTKEIILDLYKKAL; encoded by the coding sequence ATGATTAACAGATTCGTCTTGAACGAAGTATCCTACTTCGGACCGGGTGCCCGCGAAGTGCTCCCACAGGAAATTAAACGTCTCGGCTTGAAAAAAGCCTTTGTATCTACCGACAAAGATCTGATTAAATTTGGTGTAGCTGACAAGGTGCTTTCCGTACTGGATAAGGCAGGCATACCCTATGTTGTATTCAGCGATATTAAACCAAATCCTACGGTTAGTAATGTAAATGCAGGTGTGAAAGCGTTTGCAGAATCCGGTGCCGATTTTATTCTGGCTATTGGTGGTGGTTCTTCCATCGATACATCAAAAGCTATCGGCATTATCACTAATAACCCGGAATTCAGTGATGTGGTTTCTCTGGAAGGAGTGGCGCCGACTCAGAAGAAATCCGTGCCTATCATTGCTCTGCCTACTACAGCAGGAACGGCTGCCGAAGTGACTATCAACTACGTGATTACCGACGAAGTGAATGAAAAGAAGATGGTATGTGTAGATCCGAATGATATTCCTGCCATCGCCATTGTAGATGCCGAATTGATGTACACTTTGCCTAAAGGGCTGACCGCCTCTACGGGATTGGATGCATTGACACATGCTATTGAAGGTCTGATTACTAAGGGAGCATGGGAAATGAGCGATATGTTTGAAATTAAAGCTATCGAAATGATTACCCGTTATTTGGAAACGGCCGTGTTTGAGCCGACAAATGCAGAGGCACGTAATGGTATGGCGGTAGCGCAATATATTGCAGGTATGGCATTCTCTAATGTAGGTTTGGGCGTTGTTCATGGTATGGCACATCCATTGGGTGCTATTTTTGATATACCTCACGGTGTGGCTAATGCGTTGTTGCTGCCTATCATTATGGAATTTAATGCTCCTGCTGCACTTGATAAGTATGTGGAAATTGCTAAGGCGATGAAAGTATATAAAGAAGGTATGAGCCAGGAAGAAGCTGCACGTGCTGCCGTAGATGCAGTGAGAGCGCTGTCAGTAAGAGTAGGTATTCCGCAACACCTTTCTGAATTAGGTATTAAGGAAAGCGATCTCGACAAGCTGGCTACGGCTGCTATTGCCGATGTTTGTACACCGGGTAATCCTCGCGAGGTGACGAAGGAGATTATTCTGGATTTATACAAAAAAGCGTTGTAA
- a CDS encoding outer membrane beta-barrel family protein, giving the protein MKSYYYLSLMLCALSAGVSAQEITKSTDVESERTLSADSIITQDKQLDSLYQSLPEVMITGQRPIVKAEQGKLVYDLPRLIGNLPVDNAYDAVKELPGVTEMNGGLMLAGQGVTVILDGKVTTMSTEQLYSLLKSIPSSRIEKAEVMYNAPARYQVRGALINITLKQSTGGPSSWQGELYGKYNQKHYEGFNERASLIYNGNKFSADFLYSHNHGRGYSLTDKEAMHSLADGSVHHITTDEMGRSRSHTHSFRVGADYNIAKDHQLSFVYNGSYSTYHSLMDIYGTQQSNTRSSSTDWLHNGRLDYRTPFGLKAGAELTYYRSPSDQLLHSSMQGEELAFYTEDCQRINRWKFFLAQEHNLGRGWGLNYGAVYTTSIDHSYQYYYDTEKGVGTKAGVSTGIPDNMQSRRREQTLNFYAGFNKSFGDKLSLDASLAVEHYKTPVWNQWDWYPTINLSYMPAPGYVWQLALSSDKDYPDYWAVQDAISYLGGGYSEIHGNPFLKPAQEYQLQLTHILKSKYIFSAWFNHTKDYSVQTLYQSSERLVEIYKHLNFNYQQQAGLQASIPFDIKQLLNSRLTLIGVWHHEKDEDFWDIPFNRNICYGIAVLTNTFTLSKKPDLKLTLTGMARSKATQGIYDLPSSGYVNAALRYGFAKGKAVLNLYCNDIFETGQIKPRIRFGTQNVTNDYTCFREIGVSFTYKFGGYREKKREEVDRSRFK; this is encoded by the coding sequence ATGAAGTCTTATTACTATCTTTCCCTGATGCTATGTGCATTGAGTGCAGGAGTTTCCGCTCAGGAAATAACAAAGAGTACGGATGTAGAGAGCGAACGGACGCTCAGCGCGGACAGTATTATAACACAAGACAAGCAGCTGGACAGTCTTTATCAATCTCTTCCTGAAGTAATGATTACCGGGCAACGTCCCATCGTGAAAGCGGAGCAAGGTAAACTGGTGTACGATCTTCCGCGCCTTATCGGTAATCTACCCGTAGATAATGCTTATGACGCTGTGAAGGAACTGCCGGGCGTAACCGAGATGAATGGCGGGTTGATGTTGGCAGGGCAGGGGGTAACTGTAATACTGGATGGTAAAGTTACCACCATGAGTACCGAACAGCTTTATTCTTTGCTGAAAAGTATCCCCTCCAGTCGCATTGAGAAGGCGGAAGTGATGTACAATGCTCCGGCACGCTATCAGGTGCGGGGTGCACTTATCAATATCACACTGAAACAAAGCACCGGAGGCCCGTCTTCCTGGCAGGGAGAGCTTTATGGCAAATATAATCAGAAACATTACGAGGGCTTCAACGAACGTGCCAGCCTGATCTATAATGGAAATAAATTCTCAGCAGATTTTCTTTACTCACACAACCACGGACGGGGATATTCTTTAACCGATAAAGAAGCTATGCACTCTCTGGCGGACGGTTCGGTTCATCACATCACAACCGATGAGATGGGCCGGAGCCGTTCACATACCCATAGTTTCCGGGTAGGGGCGGATTACAATATTGCCAAGGATCATCAGCTGAGTTTTGTTTATAATGGAAGTTATTCGACTTACCACAGTCTGATGGATATTTACGGTACGCAGCAGTCCAACACCCGTAGCAGCAGTACCGATTGGCTGCACAATGGGCGTCTGGATTACCGTACACCTTTCGGACTGAAAGCTGGTGCTGAATTGACTTATTACCGTTCTCCATCCGATCAGTTATTGCATAGCAGCATGCAAGGTGAAGAGCTGGCCTTTTATACTGAAGACTGTCAGCGCATCAATCGCTGGAAATTCTTCCTTGCCCAGGAGCATAATCTGGGGCGTGGATGGGGATTGAATTATGGTGCCGTTTATACTACCAGTATCGACCACAGTTATCAATATTATTATGATACGGAGAAGGGTGTGGGAACAAAGGCAGGTGTAAGCACAGGTATTCCCGATAATATGCAATCCCGCCGTCGCGAACAAACTCTGAACTTCTATGCGGGTTTCAATAAAAGTTTTGGTGATAAACTTTCCCTGGATGCTTCGCTTGCCGTGGAGCATTATAAGACACCGGTATGGAATCAATGGGATTGGTATCCTACCATTAACCTGAGTTATATGCCCGCCCCCGGCTATGTTTGGCAATTGGCTTTGAGCAGTGATAAAGATTATCCTGATTATTGGGCGGTACAGGATGCTATTTCTTATCTGGGCGGTGGATATTCTGAAATACATGGGAACCCGTTCCTGAAACCGGCTCAGGAATATCAACTTCAGTTGACACATATTTTGAAGAGTAAATACATCTTCAGTGCATGGTTTAATCATACGAAAGATTACTCAGTCCAGACTCTTTATCAATCCTCCGAACGTCTGGTGGAGATCTATAAGCATTTGAATTTTAATTACCAGCAACAAGCAGGATTACAGGCTTCTATACCATTTGATATAAAGCAATTGTTAAATTCTCGTTTAACTTTGATTGGTGTATGGCATCATGAGAAAGATGAGGATTTCTGGGATATTCCTTTCAACCGGAATATTTGTTATGGTATTGCCGTACTGACAAATACTTTCACTCTTTCTAAGAAGCCTGATCTGAAACTGACACTGACGGGAATGGCTCGTAGTAAAGCGACTCAGGGAATTTATGATTTACCGTCTTCAGGGTATGTAAATGCTGCTTTGCGGTATGGCTTTGCCAAAGGAAAGGCTGTTCTGAATCTTTATTGCAATGATATCTTTGAGACGGGACAGATAAAACCACGCATCCGTTTTGGTACGCAGAACGTGACGAATGATTATACTTGTTTCAGGGAAATCGGGGTGTCGTTTACGTATAAATTCGGAGGATACAGGGAGAAGAAGAGGGAGGAAGTGGATAGGTCGAGGTTTAAATAG
- a CDS encoding sensor histidine kinase has protein sequence MKLPFRPIAILVIISLLGIFIYQAYWITGLYKTMKHELEQSIVEAMRMSDYNEMMLRVKEMQKENKAHGSVEVSAGYNSDSGKSFVRSSTTVNQTDSAGSRSLLKEGIPMKYDSVSVSYPNDSTRDILFTRGQEGTNISVWAERDSVKEVLEDTVINEDEPQASLRAEGGIDMMLRDQSSMVELATFIQRGMHSGLDIFIEPDIAVYDSLLNTYLQERGLKLPYRLERLHSGADPDSTLVYTDTLAIVGTPGYMPSEKAKQYNYAFDIHSNQSYRLTIEPIYKIVLRQMSGILTTSFVILIILGFSFWFLIRTILRQKTLEEMKSDFTNNITHELKTPIAVAYAANDALLNFNLAEDKQQRDKYLGICQEQLQRLSGLVEQILSMSMERRKTFRLHPEALSLHDLFPALIEQHKLKAGKPVEINLDIAPEDLTIIADRTHFSNILSNLIDNAIKYSPDKADIMICCRKKETEQVEISVTDHGIGIPTDKQPHIFDKFYRVPTGNIHNTKGYGLGLFYVKTMVEKHGGIVTVRSEAGKGSTFTIRI, from the coding sequence ATGAAACTGCCATTCAGACCTATTGCCATATTAGTCATAATCTCTCTGCTGGGTATCTTTATTTACCAGGCATACTGGATCACGGGGCTATACAAAACGATGAAGCACGAACTGGAACAAAGCATCGTAGAGGCCATGCGCATGAGTGATTATAATGAGATGATGCTGCGTGTAAAGGAGATGCAAAAAGAAAATAAAGCCCACGGTTCCGTAGAGGTTTCAGCAGGATACAATTCCGATTCCGGAAAATCATTTGTCCGCAGCAGTACAACTGTTAACCAAACAGACAGTGCCGGAAGTCGTTCACTTTTAAAAGAAGGTATCCCTATGAAGTATGACAGTGTATCAGTAAGTTATCCGAATGACTCGACAAGAGATATCCTTTTCACACGAGGACAGGAAGGCACAAATATTTCAGTCTGGGCAGAAAGAGATTCAGTAAAAGAGGTCCTGGAAGATACAGTGATTAATGAGGATGAACCTCAGGCTTCTTTAAGAGCCGAAGGTGGAATAGACATGATGCTGCGTGACCAAAGCAGTATGGTGGAACTTGCCACTTTCATCCAGCGTGGAATGCACTCGGGACTGGATATTTTTATAGAACCTGATATAGCCGTTTATGACAGTCTGCTCAATACCTATCTGCAAGAACGGGGGCTTAAACTTCCCTACCGATTGGAACGTCTTCATTCCGGTGCCGATCCGGACTCAACGCTGGTTTACACTGATACGCTTGCCATTGTCGGGACTCCCGGATACATGCCCAGTGAAAAAGCAAAACAATATAATTATGCTTTCGACATTCACTCCAATCAAAGTTACCGCCTCACAATAGAACCTATTTATAAGATTGTATTGCGACAGATGAGCGGTATTCTTACTACATCATTCGTTATTCTTATTATATTAGGTTTCTCCTTCTGGTTTCTTATCCGCACCATTTTGCGGCAGAAAACACTGGAAGAGATGAAGAGCGACTTTACCAACAATATCACCCACGAACTGAAAACACCTATTGCCGTGGCGTACGCCGCCAACGATGCTTTGCTTAATTTTAATCTGGCAGAAGACAAGCAACAACGGGATAAGTATCTGGGTATCTGCCAGGAACAGTTACAGCGATTAAGCGGACTGGTGGAACAAATTCTCTCCATGAGTATGGAACGCCGTAAAACCTTCCGTCTGCATCCGGAGGCGCTCAGTTTGCACGATCTGTTCCCGGCACTCATCGAACAGCATAAACTGAAAGCAGGTAAGCCTGTAGAAATCAATCTCGACATTGCACCGGAAGACCTGACAATCATTGCCGACCGTACACACTTCAGTAATATTCTGAGTAACCTGATAGATAATGCCATCAAATACTCTCCGGATAAAGCCGACATAATGATCTGTTGCCGGAAAAAGGAAACGGAACAAGTGGAAATCTCGGTTACAGACCACGGTATTGGTATCCCTACGGATAAACAGCCTCACATTTTCGATAAATTCTACCGGGTTCCGACAGGAAATATCCACAATACCAAAGGCTACGGGCTGGGGCTTTTCTACGTAAAGACAATGGTAGAAAAGCACGGTGGAATTGTAACTGTACGAAGTGAAGCGGGAAAAGGAAGTACTTTTACAATAAGAATCTGA
- a CDS encoding response regulator transcription factor, with the protein MDKIKVLLVEDEQTLAMIIKDTLEGQNFIIHTAADGEEGLRMFFDLRPDVLVADVMMPRMDGFEMVRHIRQTDKRTPVLFLTARSSINDVVEGFELGANDYLKKPFGMQELIVRIKALVGKAFTFKEEPKKEETCFKIGDYHFNSVTQILSHTGIEQELSHREAEILKRLCENRNQVVNTQNILLDLWGDDSFFNSRSLHVFITKLRHKLSKDERIRIVNVRGIGYKLIIN; encoded by the coding sequence ATGGACAAAATCAAGGTACTGCTGGTTGAGGATGAACAAACCCTCGCCATGATTATCAAAGATACACTAGAAGGCCAGAACTTCATCATCCATACTGCTGCCGATGGCGAGGAAGGTCTGCGTATGTTCTTCGACTTACGCCCTGATGTACTGGTAGCAGATGTTATGATGCCCCGTATGGATGGTTTTGAAATGGTACGCCACATCCGCCAAACCGACAAACGAACTCCGGTACTTTTTCTCACCGCCCGTTCTTCCATCAACGATGTGGTGGAAGGCTTTGAACTCGGAGCCAACGACTATCTGAAAAAGCCTTTCGGCATGCAGGAACTTATCGTGCGCATTAAAGCGCTGGTAGGCAAAGCATTTACATTTAAAGAGGAACCGAAGAAAGAAGAAACTTGTTTCAAGATAGGCGATTACCATTTCAACTCTGTCACACAGATATTGTCCCATACCGGAATAGAGCAGGAACTCTCCCACCGCGAGGCCGAAATACTGAAGCGCCTGTGCGAAAACCGTAATCAGGTAGTGAATACCCAGAATATCCTGCTTGATCTTTGGGGGGACGACAGCTTCTTCAATTCACGCAGCCTGCACGTGTTCATCACTAAATTACGGCATAAACTTTCCAAGGACGAACGTATCCGCATTGTCAATGTCCGAGGCATCGGATACAAACTTATCATCAACTGA